A stretch of Saccharothrix texasensis DNA encodes these proteins:
- the rpsR gene encoding 30S ribosomal protein S18, which translates to MAKPPVRKPKKKVCAFCKDKNANLIDYKDTTLLRKYISDRGKIRARRVTGNCSQHQRDVAVAVKNAREMALLPYTSTAR; encoded by the coding sequence ATGGCCAAGCCGCCTGTGCGCAAGCCCAAGAAGAAGGTCTGCGCGTTCTGCAAGGACAAGAACGCCAACCTGATCGACTACAAGGACACCACCCTGCTCCGGAAGTACATCTCGGACCGGGGCAAGATCCGCGCCCGCCGGGTCACCGGCAACTGCTCCCAGCACCAGCGCGACGTCGCGGTCGCCGTCAAGAACGCCCGCGAGATGGCGCTGCTGCCCTACACCTCGACCGCTCGCTGA
- the rplI gene encoding 50S ribosomal protein L9, giving the protein MVKLILTADVTGLGGPGDIVEVKDGYGRNYLLPRGLAIVATKGATKQVEVIRRAQDTRRVRDLDHAKEIKATLEGLGSVTLKAKSATGSKKLFGSVTSSDVVSAVRAAGGPTLDKRSVEIAGHIKTLGKHSVNVRLHPEVTVALSVEVASV; this is encoded by the coding sequence ATCGTGAAGCTCATCCTCACCGCTGACGTGACCGGCCTCGGTGGCCCCGGCGACATCGTCGAGGTCAAGGACGGCTACGGCCGCAACTACCTGCTGCCGCGCGGCCTGGCGATCGTCGCCACCAAGGGCGCGACCAAGCAGGTCGAGGTCATCCGCCGGGCGCAGGACACCCGCCGGGTGCGGGACCTGGACCACGCCAAGGAGATCAAGGCCACGCTCGAGGGCCTCGGCTCCGTGACGCTGAAGGCCAAGTCCGCGACGGGCTCGAAGAAGCTGTTCGGCTCCGTCACCTCGTCCGACGTCGTGTCGGCCGTGCGCGCGGCCGGCGGGCCGACGCTGGACAAGCGGTCCGTCGAGATCGCGGGCCACATCAAGACCCTCGGCAAGCACTCGGTGAACGTCCGGCTCCACCCGGAGGTCACCGTGGCGCTGTCCGTCGAGGTCGCGAGCGTCTGA
- a CDS encoding sensor domain-containing diguanylate cyclase, with the protein MSTVQTSTAQTTVPRAVWDEFVSELPVGVLLQDGNGVVLAANPMASSLLGDARALDDSGAPLPSCAELAAQVLRTGSPLTIPMALPHAKVWAEYFPVETRGQVLVLLRPVQADVPHSAGLLDALTGLPGRALLLDRLDQALIRARTRGTLASLVLADVHRMAAVNAAHGFRRGDELLAVLAKRLRQGLRADYTVARYGGDSFAVVTEHPNGSGEAVAARVRELTGRAVRLGGERVRTGVRVCWVTSDGEAPLHSVIAHVEERLRR; encoded by the coding sequence ATGAGTACCGTGCAGACGAGTACCGCGCAGACGACGGTTCCCCGTGCGGTGTGGGACGAGTTCGTCTCGGAACTGCCGGTCGGGGTCCTGCTCCAGGACGGGAACGGCGTGGTGCTCGCCGCGAACCCGATGGCGTCCTCCCTGCTCGGTGACGCCCGCGCCCTCGACGACTCCGGCGCGCCGCTGCCCAGCTGCGCCGAGCTCGCCGCGCAGGTGCTGCGCACCGGATCACCGCTGACCATCCCGATGGCGCTGCCGCACGCCAAGGTGTGGGCCGAGTACTTCCCGGTCGAGACCCGCGGGCAGGTGCTGGTGCTGCTGCGACCGGTGCAGGCGGACGTGCCGCACAGCGCCGGGCTGCTCGACGCGCTGACCGGGCTGCCGGGCCGGGCGCTGCTGCTCGACCGGTTGGACCAGGCGTTGATCCGGGCCCGCACCCGGGGCACGTTGGCGTCCCTGGTGCTGGCGGACGTGCACCGGATGGCGGCGGTGAACGCGGCGCACGGCTTCAGGCGCGGCGACGAGCTGCTGGCCGTGCTGGCGAAGCGGCTGCGGCAGGGTTTACGGGCCGACTACACGGTGGCGCGGTACGGCGGCGACTCGTTCGCCGTGGTCACGGAGCACCCGAACGGCAGCGGCGAGGCGGTCGCGGCGCGGGTGCGCGAGCTGACCGGGCGCGCGGTGCGGCTGGGCGGTGAACGCGTGCGCACCGGGGTGCGGGTGTGCTGGGTGACCAGCGACGGCGAAGCGCCGCTGCACTCGGTGATCGCGCACGTCGAGGAACGCCTGCGCCGCTGA
- a CDS encoding TetR/AcrR family transcriptional regulator, producing the protein MPPDAARRSDRSRRAILVAAWELVEALGHSRLTIEAVAARAGVGKQTIYRWWPSKGPLLFDAFVEFGPAGADELPSGVLAIDLKRELWAAAEELAERRFDQVCRVLVHESRTDLVTLLLMPRRIALEDRLRAARRLGDVRADVDVPAAVELLLGPVYQRWFLRTAPLTEEFVDAVVDLVLRALSG; encoded by the coding sequence ATGCCACCCGACGCGGCGCGGCGCAGCGACCGTTCGAGGCGGGCGATCCTCGTGGCCGCGTGGGAGTTGGTCGAGGCGCTCGGCCACTCCCGGTTGACCATCGAGGCGGTGGCGGCGCGGGCCGGGGTCGGCAAGCAGACGATCTACCGGTGGTGGCCGTCGAAGGGGCCGCTGCTGTTCGACGCCTTCGTGGAGTTCGGGCCGGCCGGCGCGGACGAGCTGCCCAGCGGCGTGCTGGCGATCGACCTGAAGCGGGAGCTGTGGGCCGCCGCCGAGGAGCTGGCCGAACGGCGGTTCGACCAGGTGTGCCGGGTGCTGGTGCACGAGTCCCGCACGGACCTGGTGACGTTGCTGCTGATGCCCCGCCGGATCGCGTTGGAGGACCGATTACGCGCGGCCCGGCGATTAGGCGACGTACGGGCCGACGTCGACGTGCCGGCGGCGGTGGAGTTGTTGTTGGGACCGGTCTACCAGCGGTGGTTCCTGCGGACGGCGCCGTTGACCGAGGAGTTCGTCGACGCGGTGGTCGATCTCGTGCTCCGCGCGCTGAGCGGGTGA
- a CDS encoding FAD-dependent oxidoreductase codes for MRIAIVGAGLGGLALARVLHVHGIESVVYEREASRHARGQGGMLDIHSGQRALREAGLIDRFFAIARGEGQDMRLLEPDGTLLLQEDTPDDAPLARPEVDRADLRDLLLDSLPDGVVRWGHALGSAADGVLRFADGGSATYDLLVGADGAQSRVRPLLTDARPTHLGQNVVEIGIPDIDRTHPDLAAMVGRGNYWVLGDGLSLGAQRNGDGRVRIGLSFYRTGEDWFATSGIPFDDPAAARARLIDLLDGWHPRFTALVAACDDTIVPRAITTLPVGLTWPARPDVTLVGDAAHLMPPVGEGANMALLDGALLGLALAAHPDDHPTAVREYEREMFERAGAAARMSAQIQELLVAPDAARRMLAFFQPG; via the coding sequence ATGCGCATAGCGATCGTCGGAGCCGGCTTGGGCGGCCTGGCCCTTGCCCGGGTGCTGCACGTGCACGGCATCGAGTCCGTGGTCTACGAGCGCGAGGCGTCACGCCACGCGCGTGGCCAGGGCGGGATGCTCGACATCCACTCCGGCCAGCGGGCGCTGCGCGAAGCCGGCCTGATCGACCGGTTCTTCGCGATAGCCCGCGGCGAGGGCCAGGACATGCGCCTGCTGGAGCCCGACGGCACCCTGCTGCTCCAGGAGGACACGCCCGACGACGCCCCGCTCGCCCGACCCGAGGTCGACCGCGCCGACCTCCGCGACCTGCTGCTGGACTCGCTCCCCGACGGCGTGGTGCGCTGGGGGCACGCGCTCGGGTCCGCCGCCGACGGCGTGCTCCGCTTCGCCGACGGCGGTAGCGCGACCTACGACCTGCTGGTCGGCGCGGACGGCGCGCAGTCCCGGGTCCGCCCGCTGCTCACCGACGCCCGCCCGACGCACCTCGGCCAGAACGTGGTCGAGATCGGCATCCCCGACATCGACCGCACCCACCCCGACCTCGCGGCGATGGTCGGGCGCGGCAACTACTGGGTCCTCGGCGACGGGCTGTCCCTGGGGGCGCAGCGCAACGGCGACGGCCGCGTCCGCATCGGCCTGAGCTTCTACCGCACCGGCGAGGACTGGTTCGCCACCAGCGGCATCCCGTTCGACGACCCGGCCGCCGCCCGCGCGCGGCTGATCGACCTGCTCGACGGCTGGCACCCGCGGTTCACCGCCCTGGTCGCGGCCTGCGACGACACGATCGTGCCGCGGGCGATCACCACCCTCCCGGTCGGCCTGACCTGGCCGGCACGCCCGGACGTCACGCTGGTCGGCGACGCCGCGCACCTGATGCCACCGGTGGGCGAGGGCGCGAACATGGCGCTGCTCGACGGCGCCCTGCTCGGCCTCGCCCTGGCCGCGCACCCGGACGACCACCCCACCGCCGTCCGGGAGTACGAGCGGGAGATGTTCGAGCGCGCCGGGGCCGCCGCCCGGATGTCCGCCCAGATCCAGGAACTGCTGGTGGCGCCGGACGCCGCCCGCCGGATGCTCGCCTTCTTCCAACCCGGCTGA
- a CDS encoding VOC family protein encodes MELTINTSVLPHDDPEASLAFFRDTLGFEVRSDVGQGRMRWITVGPVGRPDTSILLAPPAADPNITEDERNTITEMMAKGTYGWILLATPDLDSTFEKVQAGDAEVVQEPTSQPYGVRDCAFRDPAGNLIRIQELR; translated from the coding sequence ATGGAGCTCACGATCAACACCAGCGTCCTGCCGCACGACGACCCGGAGGCGTCCCTCGCCTTCTTCCGCGACACCCTCGGCTTCGAGGTCCGCAGCGACGTCGGCCAGGGCCGGATGCGCTGGATCACGGTCGGCCCCGTCGGCCGGCCCGACACGTCGATCCTGCTCGCGCCGCCCGCCGCCGACCCCAACATCACCGAGGACGAGCGCAACACCATCACCGAGATGATGGCCAAGGGCACCTACGGCTGGATCCTGCTGGCCACCCCGGACCTCGACTCGACGTTCGAGAAGGTGCAGGCGGGCGACGCCGAGGTGGTCCAGGAGCCGACCTCGCAGCCCTACGGCGTCCGCGACTGCGCTTTCCGGGACCCGGCGGGCAACCTGATCCGCATCCAAGAGCTCCGCTGA
- a CDS encoding exonuclease domain-containing protein: MGYAVVDVETTGFAARGSDRVVEVAVVGLDDAGRVTDEWCTLLNPGRDLGPQHVHRIRAADVWHAPTFAQAAGAVAARLADRVVVAHNLSFDARFLTAEFARAGVDLPVTGLCTMRLADRYLPDRAGRSLAACCAAIGVVLGSAHSALHDARATARLFAHYLGFGVPAAEPVPRLPLADDVVEVRRGTGVPASHRPELVTLVRGDRVVFTGRMHAPREEWVDRAASVGLVNQGHVTRATRLVVAADPFTLSSKARRARAYRVPIVSEEDFAGMLDSLGVAAPAKDHRTGWRRGY, translated from the coding sequence ATGGGGTACGCGGTGGTCGACGTGGAGACGACCGGGTTCGCCGCGCGCGGGTCGGACCGGGTGGTCGAGGTGGCCGTCGTCGGGCTGGACGACGCGGGCCGGGTGACCGACGAGTGGTGCACCCTGCTCAACCCCGGGCGCGACCTCGGGCCGCAGCACGTGCACCGCATCCGCGCGGCCGACGTGTGGCACGCGCCGACGTTCGCGCAGGCCGCGGGCGCGGTGGCGGCACGTCTCGCCGACCGGGTCGTGGTCGCGCACAACCTGTCCTTCGACGCCCGGTTCCTGACCGCCGAGTTCGCCCGCGCCGGGGTGGACCTGCCGGTGACGGGCCTGTGCACGATGCGCCTGGCCGACCGGTACCTGCCGGACCGGGCCGGGCGGTCGCTGGCCGCGTGCTGCGCCGCGATCGGCGTGGTGCTCGGCTCGGCGCACTCCGCGCTGCACGACGCCCGCGCCACGGCCCGCTTGTTCGCGCACTACCTGGGGTTCGGCGTGCCGGCGGCCGAACCCGTGCCGCGCCTGCCGTTGGCCGACGACGTGGTCGAGGTGCGCCGCGGCACGGGCGTGCCGGCGTCGCACCGGCCGGAACTGGTGACGTTGGTGCGCGGTGACCGGGTCGTGTTCACGGGCCGGATGCACGCGCCGCGCGAGGAGTGGGTCGACCGGGCCGCGTCGGTCGGGCTGGTCAACCAGGGGCACGTAACCAGGGCGACCCGCCTGGTCGTGGCCGCCGACCCGTTCACGCTGTCGAGCAAGGCGCGCCGGGCGCGGGCGTACCGGGTGCCGATCGTGTCCGAAGAGGACTTCGCCGGGATGCTGGATTCGCTGGGCGTTGCAGCGCCGGCCAAAGATCACCGGACCGGGTGGCGCCGGGGCTATTGA
- the dnaB gene encoding replicative DNA helicase, with amino-acid sequence MALVDDRGMAEPGFERQPPQDLAAEQSVLGGMLLSKDAIADVVEVLAPNDFYRPAHQAVYDCVLDLYGRGEPADPITVSAELERRGELLRVGGAPYLHTLIATVPTAANASYYAEIVAEKAVLRRLVEAGTRIVQLGYNGAEGADVDEVVDRAQAAIYEVTERRTTEDYVVLEELLQPTMDEIDAIASRGGSSLGIPTGFADLDELTNGLHPGQMIIVAARPGVGKALALDTPLATPTGWTTMGEVAVGDQLIGADGRPTTVVAATEVMRGRPCYEVEFSDGSVLVADAEHQWLTETRASRRSAQESATGRGRRAFGEVRTTREIAESLRCETADRRLNHSVANAEPLDLPESALPLGPYTLGVWLGDGHSAGSRFTTADPEIAWHVEAEGYDVVPQSGKLLYGIKLPAPEPIATRDCVVCGTHFTPKTTQVKTCGRSCGGRSRFTSAPVPAPTCPDCGRPSSGLRLCQECHREHGTAQGVLRSIGVLDDKHIPAVYLRASIAQRRALLAGLLDTDGTVTTGGSVQFAVTNRRLAEDVRELIVSLGYRCSTSTKQVRGRSDRSSTAYTLTFGTDDDVFRLERKRLVLKERRRATGLARTGSRFIVDVRPVPSVPVRCVEVDNRNHLYLAGRSMIPTHNSTLGLDFARSCSVKHGLTSAIFSLEMSRTEIVMRMLSAEARIRLGDMRGGRMSDDDWTRLARRMSEISEAPLFVDDSPNLTMMEIRAKARRLKQRHDLRLVVVDYLQLMSSGKRTESRQQEVSEFSRNLKLIAKELEVPVIAISQLNRGPEQRTDKRPQLSDLRESGSLEQDADMVILINRPDAWERDDPRAGEADLIIAKHRAGPTATITVAHQLHYSRFADLAQG; translated from the coding sequence GTGGCGCTGGTGGACGACCGGGGCATGGCCGAGCCCGGCTTCGAACGGCAGCCGCCGCAGGACCTCGCCGCCGAGCAGTCGGTGCTCGGCGGGATGCTGCTGAGCAAGGACGCGATCGCCGACGTGGTCGAGGTCCTGGCGCCCAACGACTTCTACCGGCCCGCCCACCAGGCCGTGTACGACTGCGTCCTCGACCTGTACGGGCGCGGCGAGCCGGCCGACCCGATCACGGTGTCCGCCGAGCTGGAACGCCGGGGCGAGCTGCTGCGGGTGGGCGGCGCGCCGTACCTGCACACCCTGATCGCCACCGTGCCGACCGCCGCCAACGCCTCCTACTACGCCGAGATCGTGGCGGAGAAGGCCGTGCTGCGGCGGTTGGTGGAGGCGGGCACGAGGATCGTCCAGCTCGGCTACAACGGCGCCGAGGGCGCGGACGTGGACGAGGTGGTCGACCGGGCGCAGGCGGCGATCTACGAGGTCACCGAGCGCCGCACCACCGAGGACTACGTGGTGCTGGAGGAGCTGCTCCAGCCGACCATGGACGAGATCGACGCCATCGCCTCGCGCGGCGGCTCGTCACTGGGCATCCCCACCGGCTTCGCGGACCTGGACGAGCTGACCAACGGCCTGCACCCGGGTCAGATGATCATCGTCGCGGCCCGACCGGGTGTCGGCAAGGCGCTCGCGCTCGACACCCCGCTCGCCACGCCGACGGGGTGGACGACCATGGGCGAGGTCGCCGTCGGTGACCAGCTCATCGGCGCGGACGGTCGCCCCACGACCGTGGTGGCCGCGACCGAGGTGATGCGCGGGCGGCCGTGCTACGAGGTCGAGTTTTCCGACGGCTCGGTGCTGGTGGCCGACGCCGAGCACCAGTGGCTCACCGAGACCCGGGCCTCGCGGCGCTCGGCGCAGGAGTCGGCGACCGGCCGCGGCCGCCGGGCGTTCGGCGAGGTCAGGACCACGCGCGAGATCGCGGAGAGCTTGCGCTGCGAGACCGCCGACCGCCGCCTCAACCACTCGGTGGCCAATGCCGAACCCCTCGACCTGCCCGAATCCGCCCTCCCGCTCGGCCCCTACACGCTCGGTGTGTGGCTTGGGGACGGCCACTCCGCCGGTTCCCGGTTCACCACGGCGGACCCGGAGATCGCGTGGCACGTCGAGGCCGAGGGGTACGACGTGGTGCCGCAGAGCGGCAAGCTGCTCTACGGCATCAAGCTGCCGGCACCGGAGCCGATCGCGACGCGCGACTGCGTCGTCTGCGGCACGCACTTCACGCCGAAGACCACGCAGGTGAAGACCTGCGGTCGCAGCTGCGGCGGCAGGTCCCGGTTCACCTCGGCCCCGGTCCCGGCCCCGACGTGCCCGGACTGCGGTCGGCCGTCGAGCGGCCTGCGCCTGTGCCAGGAGTGCCACCGCGAGCACGGCACCGCGCAGGGTGTCCTCCGCAGCATCGGGGTGCTCGACGACAAGCACATCCCGGCGGTGTACCTGCGGGCGTCCATCGCTCAGCGGCGCGCGCTGCTGGCCGGGCTGCTGGACACCGACGGCACCGTGACGACCGGCGGGTCCGTGCAGTTCGCGGTCACGAACCGGCGGCTGGCCGAGGACGTGCGCGAGCTGATCGTGAGCCTGGGCTACCGGTGCTCGACCAGCACCAAGCAGGTCCGCGGGCGCAGCGACCGCAGCTCCACCGCCTACACGTTGACCTTCGGCACCGACGACGACGTGTTCCGGCTGGAGCGCAAGCGGCTGGTGCTGAAGGAGCGTCGCCGGGCCACGGGCCTGGCCCGGACGGGGTCGCGGTTCATCGTCGACGTGCGCCCTGTTCCGAGTGTGCCGGTGCGTTGTGTCGAAGTGGACAACCGGAACCACCTGTACCTCGCGGGCCGGTCGATGATCCCGACCCACAACTCGACGCTGGGACTGGACTTCGCCCGGTCGTGCTCGGTGAAGCACGGGTTGACCAGCGCGATCTTCTCGCTGGAGATGTCGCGCACGGAGATCGTCATGCGCATGCTGTCGGCGGAGGCGCGCATCCGGCTCGGCGACATGCGCGGTGGGCGGATGAGTGACGACGACTGGACGCGGTTGGCGCGGCGGATGAGTGAGATCAGCGAGGCGCCGCTGTTCGTCGACGACTCGCCGAACCTGACCATGATGGAGATCCGGGCCAAGGCGCGGCGGTTGAAGCAGCGCCACGACCTGCGGCTGGTGGTGGTCGACTACCTCCAGCTGATGTCGTCGGGCAAGCGCACCGAGTCCCGTCAGCAGGAGGTCTCCGAGTTCTCCCGGAACCTGAAGCTGATCGCCAAGGAGCTCGAGGTGCCGGTGATCGCGATCAGCCAGCTCAACCGCGGCCCGGAGCAGCGCACCGACAAGCGCCCGCAGCTGTCCGACCTGCGTGAGTCCGGCTCGCTGGAGCAGGACGCCGACATGGTCATCCTGATCAACCGCCCGGACGCCTGGGAGCGCGACGACCCGCGCGCGGGCGAGGCGGACCTGATCATCGCCAAGCACCGCGCCGGCCCGACGGCCACCATCACCGTCGCCCACCAGCTGCACTACAGCCGCTTCGCCGACCTCGCCCAGGGCTGA
- a CDS encoding TetR/AcrR family transcriptional regulator, producing the protein MLVWERPEPPDRPVPAPLSRERIVRAAIRLADADGLDAVSLRKVAAALDVGPMRLYGYIATKEELLDLMVDAVHEEIRPTGDGWREVLRSLAETTRQAARRHEWLADLIGGRPQLGPNTLAGGEAVLAAMAGVDLATVVPAVAAVNAYVVGAVRREITELRAERASGLDKEQWQATYGPYLTKVFATGRFPALANLVHDGPHLDADQTFRAGLDFVLDGIAARVPG; encoded by the coding sequence ATGTTGGTGTGGGAGCGACCTGAGCCGCCGGACCGACCGGTGCCGGCCCCGCTGAGCCGGGAGCGGATCGTGCGGGCGGCGATCCGGCTCGCCGACGCGGACGGCCTGGACGCGGTGTCGCTGCGCAAGGTCGCCGCGGCGCTGGACGTCGGGCCGATGCGGCTGTACGGCTACATCGCCACCAAGGAGGAGCTGCTCGACCTGATGGTCGACGCGGTCCACGAGGAGATCCGGCCGACCGGCGACGGGTGGCGTGAGGTGCTGCGCTCCCTGGCCGAGACCACCCGGCAGGCCGCCCGGCGGCACGAGTGGCTCGCCGACCTGATCGGCGGGCGGCCCCAGCTCGGGCCGAACACGCTGGCCGGCGGGGAGGCCGTGCTGGCCGCGATGGCCGGGGTCGACCTGGCCACGGTCGTGCCGGCGGTCGCCGCGGTCAACGCGTACGTGGTCGGCGCGGTGCGGCGGGAGATCACCGAGCTGCGCGCCGAACGGGCTTCCGGGCTGGACAAGGAGCAGTGGCAGGCCACCTACGGGCCGTACCTGACCAAGGTCTTCGCCACCGGCCGGTTCCCCGCGCTGGCCAACCTCGTGCACGACGGCCCCCACCTGGACGCCGACCAGACCTTCCGGGCAGGCCTCGACTTCGTCCTCGACGGCATCGCGGCCCGCGTCCCGGGCTGA